In Vigna unguiculata cultivar IT97K-499-35 chromosome 3, ASM411807v1, whole genome shotgun sequence, a single genomic region encodes these proteins:
- the LOC114176382 gene encoding probable beta-1,4-xylosyltransferase IRX14: MKFSAWQQSYINRRSNSFRAPLPLESSGEASGKSPVTTFSFLLHAACCLISVVLGFRFSRLVYLFFFSVTSTNFSAFRGGEIPAPLVVRSSLATKPMANQANQTAGSRVLVGRHGIQVRPWPHPNPEEVMKAYRIIERVQREQRALFGVKKAKTVIAVTPTHVRTFQKLHLSCVMHSLMLVPYDVIWIVVEAGRVTNETASIIAKSGLRTIHVGFNHRMPISWDERHKLEARMRLHALRIVSNERLDGIVMFVDDSNMHSMELFDEIQNVKWVGAFSIGILVHSGGAEEASAIPVQGPACNATNNLVGWHTFKPLRYVGKSAVYIDDLAPVLPRKIEWAGFVLNSRLLWRDLDDRPEWIKDLQVLDEIDEDIESPLSLLRDTSVVEPLGSCGRHVLLWWLRVEARTDSKFPARWKIEPPLDITVPSKRTPWPDDPRQLPINEHTTKHSTKSRTSRSRRSRNKRRHGAKVIGVKVSTHSKQN, translated from the exons ATGAAGTTCTCGGCGTGGCAGCAGAGCTACATCAACCGCCGGAGCAACAGCTTCAGAGCACCTTTGCCGTTGGAATCTTCCGGCGAAGCCTCCGGTAAGTCTCCGGTGACCACCTTTTCGTTCCTCCTCCACGCCGCCTGCTGCCTCATCAGCGTCGTCCTCGGTTTCCGCTTCTCCCGCCTCGTCTACCTGTTCTTCTTCTCAGTTACCTCAACAAACTTCTCTGCGTTCCGTGGCGGCGAAATCCCCGCTCCGCTCGTCGTGCGTTCCTCCCTTGCCACGAAACCGATGGCGAATCAGGCGAACCAGACCGCCGGCAGCCGCGTGCTGGTTGGGCGGCACGGGATCCAAGTACGGCCATGGCCGCATCCAAATCCCGAGGAGGTGATGAAGGCGTACCGCATAATCGAGAGAGTTCAAAGGGAGCAGAGGGCACTGTTCGGAGTGAAGAAAGCGAAAACGGTTATTGCAGTCACGCCGACCCACGTGCGCACCTTCCAGAAGCTTCACTTAAGCTGCGTGATGCACTCGCTAATGCTCGTGCCGTACGATGTCATTTGGATCGTGGTGGAGGCTGGACGAGTCACCAATGAGACTGCTTCCATCATCGCCAAGTCAGGACTCAGAACCATCCACGTCGGCTTCAATCACCGAATGCCGATTTCTTGGGATGAAAGACACAAATTGGAGGCTCGAATGCGCCTTCATGCTTTGAG GATTGTGAGCAACGAGAGGCTGGATGGGATTGTGATGTTTGTAGATGATAGCAATATGCATAGCATGGAGTTGTTTGATGAGATTCAAAATGTGAAGTGGGTTGGTGCGTTTTCGATTGGAATTCTTGTTCATTCAGGTGGTGCGGAGGAGGCCTCAGCAATACCGGTGCAAGGTCCTGCTTGTAATGCGACCAATAATCTTGTTGGGTGGCATACCTTCAAACCATTGCGCTATGTTGGAAAAAGTGCAGTTTACATAGATGATCTGGCACCTGTGCTTCCCAGAAAGATTGAGTGGGCTGGGTTTGTGTTGAATTCTAGGTTGCTTTGGAGGGATCTTGATGATAGGCCAGAATGGATTAAGGATCTTCAAGTGTTGGATGAGATTGATGAGGATATAGAAAGTCCCCTGTCTCTGCTCAGAGACACCTCCGTGGTTGAACCACTTGGCAGTTGTGGACGCCATGTTTTGCTCTGGTGGCTGCGGGTTGAAGCTCGCACAGACAGCAAATTCCCTGCTCG ATGGAAAATTGAGCCTCCTCTGGACATCACAGTCCCATCAAAACGTACTCCATGGCCAGATGATCCTCGTCAACTCCCAATCAATGAACATACGACTAAGCATTCTACAAAGAGCAGAACATCTAGATCCAGGCGCAGTCGAAATAAGAGAAGACATGGCGCCAAAGTGATAGGTGTGAAAGTCTCTACACATTCTAAACAAAACTGA